In one window of Candidatus Scalindua sp. DNA:
- a CDS encoding rRNA pseudouridine synthase: MIHTIMIKNNRVNVEEKKKERLHKVLAEAGLGSRRSCEVLIMAGRVTLDGKRVTEMGQAVDPDRSKIFCDGEPVKRQKKVYYLLNKPRGYVCTNDESSRGFRVIDLLRSVEQRIYTVGRLDKESEGLILLTNDGELANLLSHPRYGIEKRYRVEVKGRIRDDTLEILRQGMWLSDGRMLPSSVKVIHRRYTTSTLEIILREGKNREIRRLLAKTGHNVISLKRVMIGHLKAESTLKSGKYRPLLDSEIKRLFMRVTPSKIDTSHKPKQKDGKKGLRKTRRSHHSKVSDRLGKRRNDATKRSKVK; encoded by the coding sequence TTGATTCATACGATCATGATAAAGAACAATCGAGTAAACGTTGAAGAGAAGAAGAAGGAAAGGCTTCATAAAGTTCTTGCGGAGGCTGGTTTAGGTTCACGGCGCTCCTGCGAAGTCTTGATAATGGCCGGGCGTGTGACACTTGACGGGAAGCGTGTTACCGAAATGGGGCAGGCTGTGGACCCCGACAGGAGCAAGATTTTTTGTGATGGTGAGCCTGTTAAACGCCAGAAGAAAGTGTATTACCTTTTGAACAAACCGAGGGGATATGTGTGCACGAATGATGAGTCGTCCAGGGGGTTCAGGGTGATAGATTTGTTAAGAAGTGTAGAGCAAAGGATTTATACCGTAGGGAGATTGGACAAGGAGAGCGAGGGCCTTATCTTGTTGACAAATGATGGGGAACTGGCAAATCTGCTGTCACATCCAAGATATGGTATTGAGAAACGCTACAGGGTTGAGGTTAAGGGTCGGATCAGGGACGATACTCTGGAGATTCTCAGGCAGGGTATGTGGCTTTCTGATGGCAGGATGTTACCATCAAGCGTAAAAGTTATCCATAGAAGGTATACTACAAGCACGCTTGAGATAATACTCAGAGAGGGGAAAAACAGGGAAATTAGACGGCTGCTTGCAAAGACAGGCCACAACGTAATTTCATTGAAGAGGGTTATGATAGGCCATTTAAAGGCTGAATCAACACTCAAGTCCGGAAAGTACAGACCTCTCCTCGATTCCGAGATCAAGCGTTTATTCATGAGGGTGACTCCGTCTAAAATCGACACCTCTCATAAACCAAAACAGAAAGACGGAAAAAAGGGGCTCAGGAAAACCCGTCGAAGTCACCATTCAAAGGTATCAGATAGATTGGGGAAAAGAAGAAATGACGCAACTAAAAGAAGCAAGGTTAAATAA
- a CDS encoding type 1 glutamine amidotransferase, with translation MVLIIKHIDIEGPGTIGEFLDEKGVPCRTIDLSEGEPLPESLGGVSAVIVLGGPMNVYEEERYPFLRKEDLFLRGVFEKGLPVLGFCLGAQLIAKAKGTTVKKNPVKEIGWFTVSLDKDALPDPLFQGFPEEFDVFQWHGDTFEIPDNATKLAGSALCSNQAFRVDGNVYGLQFHIEVTDDMVQQWINAYKDEIDSLKGSVDPEKIVSDTKVKFDNYRKHARLFGSNFLELINTN, from the coding sequence ATGGTCTTAATAATTAAGCACATAGATATTGAAGGGCCTGGCACTATCGGGGAATTTCTGGATGAGAAGGGTGTTCCCTGCAGAACTATTGACCTTTCCGAAGGAGAACCATTACCGGAATCTCTTGGAGGAGTCTCTGCTGTCATTGTACTCGGCGGGCCGATGAACGTATACGAAGAGGAGAGATACCCCTTCCTGCGGAAAGAGGATCTCTTCCTGAGAGGGGTCTTCGAAAAGGGGCTGCCTGTTCTGGGTTTTTGTCTGGGTGCACAGTTAATCGCAAAGGCAAAAGGTACCACGGTAAAAAAGAACCCGGTAAAGGAGATTGGCTGGTTTACCGTATCACTCGATAAAGATGCCTTGCCAGACCCTTTGTTTCAAGGTTTTCCGGAAGAATTTGATGTCTTCCAGTGGCATGGCGACACATTTGAGATCCCGGATAATGCTACAAAGCTTGCTGGATCAGCGCTTTGTTCAAATCAGGCCTTCAGGGTAGACGGTAATGTCTATGGGCTTCAGTTTCATATTGAGGTTACCGATGATATGGTTCAACAATGGATCAATGCATATAAGGATGAGATTGACTCGTTAAAGGGATCTGTAGATCCGGAAAAAATAGTTTCTGATACAAAAGTAAAGTTTGATAATTACAGGAAGCATGCAAGACTGTTTGGTTCCAACTTCCTGGAACTCATAAATACAAACTGA
- the thiC gene encoding phosphomethylpyrimidine synthase ThiC, translating into MTQLKEARLNKITPEMQRVAQIEDCDVEILRANLAEGKVVIPYNKKRKSEKFCGVGKGLRTKVNANIGTSVDYHGLQEELDKLRAAEEAQADAVMDLSTGGDLRMIRKKIMENCSITMGSVPLYEAVVDAVKSKHSVRDMTAAGMLDAIRCHCEDGIDFITVHCGVTQGVLKHLANDKRICGVVSRGGAFLVDWMSFHKKENPLYELFDEIVSIAYEYDVTLSLGDALRPGALADACDRAQIYELNVLAELTQRAQEANVQVIVEGPGHVPLNQIQTQIQLQKELCKGAPFYVLGPIVTDIAPGYDHITSAIGGAIAASAGADFLCYVTPAEHLSLPKPDDVHDGVMATRIAAHAADIAKGLKSAWEWDKTMSQLRRKRDWEGQFSTCIDPPLAKKIRKRGVPQNEEVCSMCAEFCVFKVADDGLNN; encoded by the coding sequence ATGACGCAACTAAAAGAAGCAAGGTTAAATAAAATAACGCCTGAGATGCAACGCGTTGCACAAATAGAAGACTGCGATGTGGAAATTTTAAGGGCAAACCTTGCAGAAGGGAAAGTCGTAATTCCTTACAACAAAAAACGTAAGTCTGAAAAGTTCTGCGGTGTCGGCAAAGGTCTGAGGACCAAGGTGAATGCCAATATCGGTACGTCGGTCGACTATCACGGATTACAGGAGGAGCTGGATAAGCTTCGTGCTGCAGAAGAGGCACAGGCGGATGCCGTTATGGATCTGAGTACCGGCGGTGACCTTCGTATGATCCGGAAGAAAATAATGGAAAATTGTTCCATAACGATGGGCAGTGTTCCACTATATGAGGCGGTTGTCGATGCTGTAAAAAGTAAACATTCGGTAAGGGATATGACTGCTGCGGGTATGCTTGATGCCATACGCTGCCATTGTGAAGACGGGATAGATTTTATTACCGTTCATTGCGGTGTCACACAGGGTGTCCTGAAGCATCTTGCAAATGACAAGAGGATATGTGGTGTCGTAAGCAGGGGCGGGGCATTTCTGGTAGATTGGATGTCTTTTCATAAAAAGGAGAATCCTCTCTATGAACTGTTTGACGAGATCGTGTCGATTGCATATGAGTATGACGTAACACTCAGTCTGGGAGATGCGTTAAGGCCGGGAGCACTGGCGGATGCCTGCGACAGGGCACAGATTTACGAATTGAACGTCCTGGCTGAGCTGACCCAAAGGGCTCAGGAGGCGAACGTCCAGGTAATTGTTGAAGGGCCCGGGCATGTACCACTCAATCAGATTCAGACTCAAATTCAATTGCAGAAAGAGCTTTGCAAGGGCGCGCCTTTTTATGTCCTTGGACCCATAGTTACAGACATCGCTCCAGGGTATGACCATATTACCTCAGCAATCGGAGGCGCTATTGCCGCATCAGCAGGGGCAGATTTTTTGTGTTACGTTACCCCGGCAGAACATCTAAGCCTGCCAAAACCTGATGATGTACATGATGGTGTTATGGCGACACGGATTGCCGCCCATGCTGCAGATATAGCGAAGGGGTTAAAATCTGCCTGGGAATGGGATAAAACCATGTCTCAGTTAAGGAGAAAACGCGATTGGGAAGGTCAATTTTCTACGTGCATTGATCCGCCTCTGGCTAAAAAGATTAGAAAAAGAGGCGTTCCTCAGAATGAAGAGGTGTGTTCCATGTGTGCTGAGTTCTGTGTTTTCAAGGTGGCTGACGATGGTCTTAATAATTAA
- the truA gene encoding tRNA pseudouridine(38-40) synthase TruA encodes MKNIKLVIEYDGTDYAGWQRQKSDKTVQETLKRAIENAVNEEVKLIGAGRTDSGVHARGQVANFETNSTIPVTGLVQAINFFLPRDIAVKSARRVAKGFHSQYSAKSKIYRYTILNHSVRSAVNRNFCYQYCAPLNIEKIQQAAKIITGRHDFSTFKSRSRSEKTEKNAVRTVMLLEVLRKGRYIHFTIEADGFLYKMVRAIVGTLLDVGREKMSLEEFEKIVKGKNRSCAGLSAPARGLCLMRVKY; translated from the coding sequence GTGAAAAATATAAAGCTTGTTATTGAGTATGATGGTACAGATTATGCCGGGTGGCAAAGGCAGAAGAGTGATAAGACCGTTCAGGAGACACTGAAGCGTGCCATAGAGAATGCCGTCAATGAAGAGGTTAAGCTTATTGGTGCCGGAAGGACAGATTCCGGAGTTCATGCACGCGGTCAGGTTGCAAACTTTGAGACAAACTCCACCATTCCAGTCACGGGATTGGTACAGGCAATTAATTTTTTCCTTCCCAGGGATATTGCAGTGAAATCTGCAAGGAGAGTAGCGAAGGGATTTCATTCACAGTACAGTGCAAAATCAAAGATTTACCGTTACACCATCCTCAACCACTCTGTTCGAAGCGCTGTCAACAGGAACTTCTGCTATCAATACTGCGCTCCTTTGAATATCGAAAAGATTCAGCAGGCCGCTAAAATTATAACCGGCAGACACGATTTCAGCACATTTAAATCAAGATCGCGATCTGAAAAAACTGAGAAAAATGCGGTAAGGACGGTAATGTTGCTGGAGGTTTTAAGAAAGGGGAGGTACATACACTTCACTATTGAGGCAGATGGGTTTTTGTATAAAATGGTGAGGGCGATTGTTGGCACACTCCTTGACGTGGGGAGGGAGAAGATGTCCCTGGAAGAATTTGAAAAGATAGTAAAGGGGAAAAACAGGTCATGTGCCGGATTGAGTGCTCCTGCCAGAGGACTGTGCCTCATGAGGGTAAAGTATTAA
- a CDS encoding DUF6398 domain-containing protein, whose product MRKKSQCHHEKNESLNEIRGLVESFFEKYLNEEYRGYALKLCDTLGRKRKIDLSRGKKEIWAAAIVHVIARLNFLFDKKSENYLSSDTINSFYHTRKSTVGSKATLIEEVCQLTIGAEGYCRKEISDSLTFYQSPDGFIFSKSMVRERELIVEVSSGEEAEEIEKYIEDQRRAEEKRIRGKKEKRDEEMRKKAEEKRKRSENGTGYTQLTLFDDE is encoded by the coding sequence ATGAGAAAAAAATCACAGTGTCATCATGAAAAAAATGAGAGTCTGAACGAAATCAGGGGACTGGTGGAGAGTTTTTTTGAGAAATATCTAAACGAAGAATACCGGGGGTATGCCCTTAAACTCTGTGATACCCTGGGGAGGAAAAGAAAGATTGATCTCTCCCGCGGGAAAAAGGAAATATGGGCGGCTGCAATTGTACACGTAATAGCACGTCTTAATTTCCTGTTCGATAAGAAGAGTGAGAATTATCTTTCATCGGATACGATAAACAGTTTTTATCATACCAGGAAATCAACGGTCGGCAGTAAAGCAACGTTGATTGAAGAGGTTTGTCAATTAACGATCGGAGCGGAGGGGTACTGTAGAAAAGAAATTTCAGATTCCCTCACGTTTTATCAGAGTCCTGACGGTTTTATTTTCTCTAAAAGCATGGTGAGAGAGAGGGAATTGATTGTGGAGGTTTCTTCAGGTGAAGAGGCAGAGGAGATTGAAAAGTATATTGAAGATCAAAGAAGGGCAGAAGAGAAAAGAATACGGGGAAAAAAGGAGAAAAGGGATGAGGAAATGAGGAAAAAAGCAGAAGAGAAAAGAAAGAGGAGTGAGAACGGGACAGGGTATACACAGCTGACGTTATTTGATGATGAATAA
- a CDS encoding PDZ domain-containing protein: MMHMRFHFPVHLFSCLMMLWGFLLDREVQAHETVPRERAVSVKERKFSPENFFDQKEYAFQKSRVDLNKGWLGIFMGNQKGRGLRVEGVIKGSPAHSCGLQTGDIITEVNGRELNGDDENLILFKRDMEESGRDSIMRLSVLRGETRLVFQPRLIAKLLTTGNRTGQHQIDTSSSSCVVDEMREKKEERNVNGEESFFSFILRDERFKDIFLKSMQRIGEETLVRESYHMKSGINIFRLSLIDQLISRPLDVPCYSDIIHKQLTGRSLLHPLSYGVRLLDLVPFEPLTSRQTDTGKRALPAGDDGALRECADTRHSLQKLADDIMGAILTGAELRKESFSRLTPSELSFLYDISHRLWLHSETVESETIEKFLETVVKIDMSLLMKSCLTVAESIPLQPFLNIETEDRELQPFDIPDSKTLFDKTNTPGPGNGRDESLRGSGFGGDVLFIQEARGIGKIVVGGPGATCYYEDAAVIIDLGGDDYYFNNAGASRDDAPISICIDMSGDDTYASRASYCQGAARFGAGILLDLEGDDRYRGEGFCQGFGSLGVGVLYDERGEDSYNADIMCQGGGSFGIGFLRDNDGNDTYMSSMFSQGIGFTRGVRGLMDLKGNDVYFVGGRYADFRDPARSSRALGQGFGFGIRPDGMAVGASGGIGVLIDEEGNDTYCGDYFAQGSSYYFSLGILYDKSGHDRYVSGRYSQGAGIHSSVGILKDCGGDDIYHTYFGMSQGCGYDTGIGHLVDIDGNDFYKSNTLSQGVGYEKGFGILSDFGGDDQYSANDASQGFSNPSRNETFSGIGILSDMGGVSDIFSEETGNDTLRYKGDAGVLMNKCSGNEK; the protein is encoded by the coding sequence ATGATGCACATGCGATTTCATTTCCCTGTTCACCTCTTCAGTTGTCTCATGATGCTCTGGGGTTTCCTGCTGGATCGTGAAGTGCAGGCCCATGAAACTGTTCCGCGGGAGAGAGCAGTATCCGTAAAAGAGCGGAAATTTTCTCCAGAGAATTTCTTTGATCAGAAAGAGTACGCATTTCAGAAAAGCAGGGTTGATCTTAATAAGGGATGGCTCGGGATATTTATGGGAAACCAGAAGGGCAGGGGTCTTCGTGTAGAAGGGGTAATCAAGGGATCTCCCGCACACTCCTGCGGTCTGCAGACTGGAGATATTATCACAGAGGTTAACGGGAGAGAATTAAACGGTGATGATGAAAACCTTATCCTGTTCAAGAGGGATATGGAGGAATCGGGCAGAGACAGTATCATGAGGCTGTCTGTCCTGAGGGGTGAGACTCGGTTAGTGTTTCAGCCAAGGTTAATTGCAAAATTACTCACTACCGGAAACAGAACGGGTCAACATCAGATAGACACCTCATCCTCTTCATGTGTGGTGGATGAAATGAGGGAGAAAAAAGAAGAGCGGAACGTTAACGGGGAAGAATCGTTTTTTTCTTTTATTCTCAGGGACGAAAGGTTTAAGGATATATTTCTCAAGTCAATGCAGAGGATTGGTGAAGAGACGCTGGTGCGTGAGAGTTACCACATGAAAAGCGGCATCAATATCTTTCGGTTAAGCCTGATCGATCAGCTCATCTCACGTCCCCTCGATGTTCCCTGCTATAGTGACATTATCCATAAGCAGCTTACCGGGAGATCACTCCTCCATCCACTCTCTTATGGAGTGAGACTCCTTGACCTGGTACCATTTGAGCCGTTAACATCAAGGCAGACAGATACGGGAAAGAGAGCTTTACCAGCGGGTGATGATGGGGCGCTGAGAGAGTGTGCTGATACCAGGCATTCGTTGCAGAAACTGGCAGACGATATCATGGGAGCAATACTTACGGGGGCTGAGTTGAGGAAAGAATCTTTCAGCAGATTGACACCATCTGAGTTATCATTTCTCTACGACATATCTCATCGGTTGTGGCTCCATTCCGAAACGGTGGAATCCGAGACTATTGAAAAGTTTCTCGAAACGGTTGTAAAGATCGATATGTCACTGCTCATGAAGAGCTGCCTTACGGTTGCTGAATCAATTCCTCTGCAACCGTTTCTGAATATTGAAACTGAAGACAGAGAACTCCAGCCATTTGATATTCCTGACTCGAAGACACTGTTTGACAAGACCAATACTCCCGGTCCGGGAAACGGGAGAGATGAAAGCCTGAGGGGATCAGGGTTTGGAGGTGATGTGCTCTTTATTCAGGAGGCCAGGGGGATAGGAAAGATCGTGGTGGGTGGTCCGGGGGCCACCTGCTATTATGAAGATGCTGCCGTAATCATCGATCTCGGAGGAGACGACTACTATTTCAATAATGCCGGGGCATCAAGGGATGATGCCCCGATATCTATCTGTATCGATATGTCAGGCGATGACACCTACGCCTCCAGGGCAAGTTATTGCCAGGGCGCTGCACGGTTCGGGGCAGGAATACTTCTTGATCTGGAGGGGGATGACAGATACAGGGGAGAAGGATTCTGCCAGGGCTTTGGATCCCTTGGGGTTGGAGTACTCTATGATGAAAGGGGAGAAGATTCATATAACGCTGACATCATGTGCCAGGGAGGGGGCTCATTCGGGATTGGTTTTTTACGGGACAATGACGGCAATGACACATACATGAGCAGCATGTTCTCCCAGGGTATTGGTTTTACCAGGGGGGTAAGAGGCCTCATGGATCTGAAGGGAAATGACGTCTACTTTGTCGGGGGCAGATATGCAGACTTTCGTGACCCTGCACGATCAAGCCGGGCATTGGGACAAGGTTTCGGTTTTGGGATTCGGCCTGATGGTATGGCCGTTGGTGCTTCAGGTGGGATTGGAGTTCTTATTGATGAAGAGGGCAATGATACCTATTGTGGAGATTATTTTGCCCAGGGGAGCAGCTACTATTTCTCTCTGGGGATTCTGTATGACAAGAGCGGTCATGATCGGTATGTATCAGGGCGATACTCACAGGGTGCAGGGATACACTCCTCGGTTGGTATTTTGAAAGATTGCGGTGGTGACGACATCTACCATACCTATTTTGGTATGTCTCAGGGGTGCGGTTACGATACGGGCATTGGACACCTGGTAGATATTGATGGTAATGACTTTTACAAGAGCAATACTCTATCACAGGGGGTTGGGTACGAAAAAGGTTTCGGCATTCTCTCAGATTTCGGCGGTGACGATCAATATTCGGCGAATGACGCAAGCCAGGGATTCTCCAATCCATCGAGAAATGAGACATTTTCCGGAATCGGCATTTTGAGTGACATGGGAGGTGTTTCAGATATCTTTTCTGAAGAGACGGGAAATGATACCCTGCGATATAAGGGAGATGCAGGTGTATTGATGAATAAATGTAGTGGGAATGAAAAATGA
- the metG gene encoding methionine--tRNA ligase subunit beta: protein MVSISDFMKIDLRVAEIKEATEHPNADKLLVLKVDLGEAGGVKQLVAGIREDYTPDQLIGKKIIVVNNLEPAVLRGEESQGMLLAARDEKHVVLITTEGDIMPGSKVQ, encoded by the coding sequence ATGGTTAGTATAAGTGACTTTATGAAAATAGATTTGCGGGTTGCTGAGATCAAGGAGGCCACGGAACATCCGAATGCAGACAAGCTGCTTGTATTAAAGGTTGATCTCGGAGAGGCTGGCGGTGTGAAACAGCTGGTGGCTGGAATACGGGAAGATTATACTCCTGATCAACTCATTGGGAAAAAAATTATTGTGGTAAATAATCTTGAACCTGCTGTATTAAGAGGTGAGGAGAGTCAGGGGATGCTTCTTGCTGCCAGAGATGAGAAACACGTCGTATTAATCACAACTGAAGGCGACATAATGCCCGGTTCCAAGGTGCAGTAA
- a CDS encoding cation:proton antiporter, translating into MVNFVFSNIFTEIAVLLLVAAVTGFICLRLRQPLIVAFIAVGILVGPSVLGWVSADDKVDLLAQMGIAVLLFVVGLKLDLHIIRTMGLVALASGLGQVLFTSVVGYFIAIVLGMSPLTSLYVAVALTFSSTIIIVKLLSDKHEVDTLHGRIAIGFLIVQDIVVVLVMIGLTVLSQVGDKASLSWQAIELLLKGCLFIAAIGLLMRYVLTPLLHQLARSSELLLLFAIAWAVSMGAACEYLGFSKEVGAFIAGVSLASTPYREAIGARLVTLRDFLLLFFFIDLGAGLELSTLGAHVVPAIILSLFVLIGNPLIVMVILGAMGYRRRTSFLAGLTVAQISEFSLILGSLGLNLGHIDADTMGLITLVGLITISASTYMILYSHPLYERISSWLVVFERRRAHREEAQKLSTEENGVDVILFGLGRFGSGVARELRKRGHRLIGVDFDPDLVRRHVRQGYTVRYGDAEDPEFLATLPLGEVRWVVSSVREMPVNLALLNSLRDHDYKGCVAVTAYTTSNIEQLEYAGFDRVLIPYADAAEKAVDNLFGVTVK; encoded by the coding sequence ATGGTGAACTTCGTATTTAGCAACATCTTTACTGAAATAGCGGTGCTCCTATTGGTGGCCGCCGTCACTGGCTTTATCTGTCTACGGTTGCGTCAGCCGCTTATCGTTGCCTTCATCGCAGTAGGTATCCTCGTTGGGCCGTCCGTACTCGGCTGGGTCTCGGCAGACGACAAGGTCGATCTGCTTGCACAGATGGGTATCGCAGTGCTGTTGTTTGTCGTGGGACTCAAGCTGGATCTTCACATCATCCGCACCATGGGTCTGGTGGCGTTAGCCTCCGGACTGGGTCAGGTCCTCTTTACCTCTGTTGTCGGCTACTTTATCGCCATTGTCCTGGGGATGAGCCCTTTGACCTCCCTCTACGTGGCAGTGGCGTTGACCTTCTCCAGCACCATTATCATCGTCAAGCTGCTGTCCGACAAGCATGAGGTGGATACGCTGCACGGGCGTATCGCCATCGGTTTCCTCATTGTTCAGGATATCGTTGTGGTGTTGGTGATGATTGGTCTTACCGTGCTGTCCCAGGTCGGTGATAAGGCCAGCCTGAGCTGGCAGGCGATTGAGTTATTGTTAAAGGGATGTCTGTTTATTGCCGCCATTGGGCTGTTGATGCGCTATGTGCTGACACCGCTGCTGCATCAGCTGGCCCGTTCTTCGGAGTTGCTGTTACTGTTCGCCATCGCCTGGGCGGTATCCATGGGTGCTGCGTGCGAATATTTAGGTTTCAGCAAGGAGGTGGGCGCTTTTATCGCCGGTGTATCACTGGCCTCCACGCCCTACCGTGAAGCTATCGGCGCACGCTTAGTAACTCTAAGGGATTTTCTGCTGCTGTTCTTCTTCATTGATCTTGGTGCCGGGCTGGAGTTGTCGACGCTCGGAGCACATGTGGTGCCGGCCATTATCCTTTCACTGTTCGTGCTCATCGGCAACCCGTTGATCGTGATGGTTATCCTGGGTGCCATGGGTTATCGAAGGCGCACCAGTTTTCTGGCCGGTCTTACGGTTGCCCAGATCAGCGAATTCTCTCTGATCCTGGGGTCTTTGGGCCTGAACTTGGGCCATATCGACGCAGACACAATGGGCCTCATCACCCTGGTGGGGTTGATTACCATTAGTGCTTCCACCTACATGATCCTGTATTCACATCCCCTCTACGAACGGATTTCCTCCTGGCTGGTTGTATTCGAGCGCAGGAGAGCTCACCGGGAAGAGGCTCAGAAGTTGTCTACAGAAGAGAACGGTGTTGATGTGATCCTGTTCGGTCTGGGGCGGTTCGGCTCCGGGGTTGCACGGGAACTCCGAAAGCGAGGCCACCGGTTGATCGGCGTGGATTTCGATCCCGATCTGGTACGCCGGCACGTAAGGCAGGGTTACACGGTGCGTTACGGTGATGCTGAAGACCCTGAGTTCCTCGCCACCCTGCCACTCGGGGAGGTGCGTTGGGTCGTGAGCAGCGTACGTGAGATGCCTGTAAACCTCGCACTGCTCAATAGTCTGCGCGATCATGATTACAAAGGGTGCGTGGCGGTAACGGCCTACACCACCTCTAATATCGAGCAACTGGAGTACGCTGGCTTTGACCGTGTGCTGATACCATATGCCGATGCGGCCGAGAAGGCTGTTGATAACCTGTTTGGTGTGACAGTCAAGTAG
- a CDS encoding inositol monophosphatase: MKRTAIRAAKEAGKIILAYYSKSVTAHKKGDTYNLVTAADIAADKAIIRIIKERFPTHSLLTEESGEETNRSDYCWIIDPLDGTNNFYHRFPMFCVSIALYKKGRPLIGVVYDPVKKELFYAEKKGGAYLNNKRIEVSNANKLDKSLLSLGFYYERGTLMRKSLDQMKRFFYENVHGIRRTGSAALDLCYTACGRFDGYWELKLNPWDYAAGSLIVMEAGGKITDIQGKTYDIMMKNIVASNGKIHKNMLKILEK, from the coding sequence ATGAAGAGAACTGCAATAAGAGCAGCAAAGGAAGCAGGAAAAATAATCTTGGCGTATTATTCGAAGAGCGTGACTGCTCACAAGAAGGGAGACACCTATAATCTGGTTACCGCCGCCGATATTGCCGCCGATAAAGCAATTATCAGGATAATAAAAGAACGGTTTCCCACTCATTCTCTCTTAACCGAAGAGTCCGGAGAAGAGACAAACAGATCCGATTACTGCTGGATAATTGATCCGCTGGACGGTACAAATAATTTTTATCACAGATTCCCCATGTTTTGTGTATCAATTGCACTCTATAAAAAAGGACGCCCGCTCATCGGAGTCGTATACGATCCTGTTAAGAAGGAGTTATTTTACGCCGAAAAAAAAGGAGGCGCATACCTTAATAACAAAAGAATCGAAGTATCAAACGCAAACAAGCTCGACAAATCCCTGCTCTCATTGGGATTCTATTATGAGCGGGGAACCCTGATGAGAAAAAGTCTCGATCAGATGAAGAGGTTTTTCTATGAAAACGTTCACGGCATCAGAAGGACAGGCTCCGCCGCATTAGATCTCTGTTATACCGCCTGCGGAAGATTTGACGGATACTGGGAGTTAAAACTGAATCCCTGGGATTATGCAGCCGGCAGTCTCATAGTAATGGAAGCAGGCGGAAAGATTACGGATATCCAGGGAAAAACGTACGATATCATGATGAAAAACATTGTCGCTTCAAATGGGAAAATCCACAAAAACATGTTAAAGATTCTGGAAAAATGA
- a CDS encoding type II toxin-antitoxin system HicB family antitoxin yields the protein MLEHQVIIEQDENGYFVAEVPALPGCLSQGIDQEEALANIKESIEGWLEVMESRQPFDYTKSDEVAL from the coding sequence ATGTTGGAACATCAAGTAATAATTGAACAGGATGAAAATGGTTATTTTGTTGCCGAAGTGCCCGCCCTTCCAGGTTGTCTTTCCCAGGGCATAGACCAGGAAGAAGCTCTCGCTAACATCAAGGAATCAATTGAAGGGTGGCTTGAAGTAATGGAATCCAGGCAGCCTTTTGATTATACAAAATCTGATGAAGTTGCCCTATAA
- a CDS encoding type II toxin-antitoxin system HicA family toxin, with protein sequence MVKHLTLCSGAEAVRKLQKHGWSAVRRKGTSVMMTRPGYHWTLSIPQHAELGPGLLRKLIHQADLSVEEFNDL encoded by the coding sequence ATGGTCAAACATCTAACACTTTGTTCTGGTGCAGAAGCAGTTCGAAAGTTACAAAAACATGGATGGTCTGCCGTTCGACGGAAAGGTACCTCTGTAATGATGACAAGGCCTGGATATCATTGGACATTATCAATACCTCAACACGCAGAACTTGGTCCGGGCCTCCTTAGAAAACTCATTCACCAGGCAGACCTGTCCGTTGAAGAGTTTAATGACTTATGA
- a CDS encoding universal stress protein yields the protein MKIKKILCPVDFSGSSNLAVEYAKELASLLNARLYLLHVVEQLHGNERYLILQITPQEIAEKVKKEAEERLTSIARKIKKLPEIKTEVREGKAFVEIVKTARKDDIDLIIMGSHGRTGLSHALIGSVAERVARKAHCPVLIVKDKDTKFEMP from the coding sequence ATGAAAATAAAAAAGATTTTATGTCCGGTGGATTTTTCTGGGTCTAGTAATCTGGCAGTGGAATATGCAAAGGAGCTGGCATCATTGCTTAACGCAAGGCTTTATCTGTTACATGTGGTTGAGCAGCTTCATGGGAACGAACGCTACCTGATACTTCAAATAACTCCTCAAGAAATAGCGGAGAAGGTGAAAAAAGAGGCTGAAGAGAGATTAACCAGTATAGCCAGAAAGATAAAAAAATTACCAGAAATTAAGACAGAAGTGCGTGAGGGCAAAGCATTTGTTGAAATTGTCAAAACTGCAAGAAAAGATGATATCGATCTGATTATTATGGGAAGCCATGGTCGCACGGGATTGTCACATGCTCTTATTGGAAGCGTAGCCGAAAGAGTTGCTCGCAAAGCACACTGCCCGGTGCTGATCGTCAAAGATAAAGACACTAAATTCGAAATGCCATAA